From the Hominilimicola fabiformis genome, one window contains:
- a CDS encoding ParB/RepB/Spo0J family partition protein has product MDFEQEFEVIPVTRVKITDTEAYSKHPFRVVHNKALEMLAEDIKEHGLLNPILVRVLGFGGRYEILSGHRRMEALKLNGETEADVRIIKCTDIEAANIVIKSNLLQRDKILPSERAKVYMLRNECLKKEKGNLSTGWTKLDENTQKALAKEFDVSKSNIYEYIRLNYLIDDLLILVDSGKIKIKISVALSYFSKECQSIIHQYFFVDKKDILNSEYVKKIKKYRNNLTIEILEKITAELGEPKQKSERYVDAFVKKYVGKFHSEQEMADVLEKLLIGYLKDNKLLDKKGGG; this is encoded by the coding sequence ATGGATTTTGAACAGGAATTTGAAGTGATACCCGTAACAAGGGTAAAGATAACTGATACTGAGGCATATTCAAAGCATCCGTTCAGAGTGGTGCATAATAAAGCGCTTGAAATGCTTGCGGAGGATATAAAGGAGCATGGTCTGTTAAATCCAATTCTTGTGCGTGTATTAGGTTTTGGCGGCAGGTATGAAATTCTAAGCGGTCACAGACGAATGGAAGCGTTGAAGCTTAATGGTGAAACAGAGGCAGATGTACGCATTATTAAGTGTACTGACATAGAAGCGGCAAATATCGTTATAAAGTCTAATCTTCTGCAAAGGGATAAGATATTACCGTCAGAACGCGCAAAAGTATATATGCTTCGTAACGAATGTCTGAAAAAGGAGAAAGGCAATTTGTCCACCGGGTGGACAAAGCTGGATGAAAATACGCAGAAAGCATTGGCTAAAGAATTTGACGTGTCCAAAAGCAATATATATGAGTATATTCGTCTAAACTATTTAATTGATGATTTACTCATTTTAGTGGACAGCGGAAAAATAAAAATTAAAATATCGGTCGCTTTATCATATTTTTCAAAGGAATGTCAAAGTATAATACATCAATATTTCTTTGTAGATAAAAAAGATATATTAAATAGCGAATATGTCAAGAAAATAAAGAAGTACAGAAATAATCTTACTATTGAAATTCTGGAAAAGATAACTGCAGAACTTGGCGAACCGAAACAGAAGTCCGAAAGATATGTTGATGCCTTTGTAAAGAAGTATGTTGGTAAGTTCCATAGTGAACAGGAAATGGCGGACGTGCTTGAAAAACTGCTCATAGGTTATCTTAAAGACAATAAGCTGCTTGATAAGAAAGGCGGTGGATAA
- a CDS encoding type II toxin-antitoxin system RelE/ParE family toxin, with amino-acid sequence MKQIYTYCDESGASQVLEFLKHSDDKVKKKFKYQLSMLVMENKILREPHVKHFIIERYRQFYEFRIKVSKKIVRIIFCERDDNIVLLHAFYKHDKRDTEKALENALKVYESLESDSLLPFQYLKEVMLG; translated from the coding sequence TTGAAGCAAATTTATACATATTGTGATGAAAGCGGAGCGTCGCAGGTGCTTGAATTTTTGAAACATTCCGATGACAAGGTAAAAAAGAAATTCAAGTATCAGCTTAGTATGCTTGTAATGGAGAACAAAATACTTCGAGAGCCTCATGTAAAGCATTTTATCATAGAGCGTTACAGACAGTTTTATGAGTTTCGGATAAAGGTATCAAAAAAAATTGTGCGTATCATATTCTGTGAGAGGGACGATAATATCGTACTTCTTCACGCTTTTTACAAGCACGATAAGCGCGACACCGAAAAGGCTCTTGAAAATGCCCTGAAGGTATATGAAAGTCTGGAAAGCGACAGCCTGCTCCCGTTTCAGTATCTTAAAGAGGTGATGCTAGGATGA
- the cpaB gene encoding Flp pilus assembly protein CpaB — translation MKKLLENKLVVGGVCIVIAAILAFLVLPGMYKQKEKTIYICRLQADITAGTKIEAQMLKQVEVGSYGLPESVVKNPDELVGKYAKVSMTTDDYLYASKFADFVSDERFDKAVSEGKRLIAVSVPSNAASVANQLKAGDKVTVAYYADDTVIIDDTLKGIEIYSVENEDAQNLENVQGSEDKEDTIAANVTLIATEEQAAKLINAEYSGKLHIILESRGVA, via the coding sequence TTGAAAAAGTTATTGGAAAATAAGCTTGTAGTCGGCGGTGTGTGCATTGTCATAGCCGCTATTCTTGCGTTTCTGGTCTTACCGGGAATGTATAAGCAAAAGGAAAAGACGATATATATTTGCCGATTGCAGGCGGATATTACAGCAGGGACAAAGATTGAGGCACAAATGCTTAAACAAGTAGAGGTAGGCAGCTACGGTTTGCCTGAGTCGGTTGTCAAAAATCCCGATGAGCTTGTAGGCAAGTATGCAAAGGTAAGTATGACAACAGACGATTACTTGTACGCTTCAAAGTTTGCAGATTTCGTATCTGATGAACGCTTTGATAAGGCGGTATCAGAGGGAAAGCGCCTTATTGCCGTGAGTGTGCCGAGCAATGCCGCAAGTGTGGCAAATCAGCTAAAGGCAGGCGATAAGGTAACAGTTGCGTATTATGCTGATGATACGGTTATTATTGACGATACACTCAAAGGTATAGAGATTTACAGCGTGGAAAATGAGGACGCTCAAAATCTGGAGAATGTACAGGGGAGTGAGGATAAAGAGGACACAATCGCCGCTAACGTAACGCTTATAGCAACAGAAGAACAGGCGGCGAAGCTTATCAATGCCGAGTATTCGGGTAAGCTTCACATCATACTTGAAAGCAGAGGTGTGGCATAA
- a CDS encoding AAA family ATPase, which translates to MNAKVIAVWGANGSGKTTTAVNLAFSLSQRNFTVGLISSNIYYGEMQMLCGCNVPDDRGIYHALMGGETKNMLVQAGKTSVFVLSVPDKFDAMQLTTVSAKSVKDMLDDANMRFDYLVIDGNTDLNNPISSIGMTEADKLLVVHRPSVKDCLWHDSMRNVFDLLNLSYKTAHILNAHDKSCDLSAYKSSIGLTFDFELGYVENANIYANTGQAIVFHDLKQEREYISGMKALTSSVILGGGQ; encoded by the coding sequence ATGAACGCAAAAGTTATAGCGGTCTGGGGCGCGAACGGAAGCGGCAAGACCACAACAGCGGTTAATCTTGCGTTTTCGCTTTCACAGCGTAATTTCACGGTGGGACTCATTTCTTCAAATATATATTACGGAGAAATGCAGATGCTTTGCGGCTGTAATGTCCCTGACGACAGAGGAATATATCACGCGCTTATGGGCGGCGAAACAAAGAATATGCTTGTGCAGGCAGGAAAAACATCAGTATTTGTGCTGTCTGTTCCCGATAAGTTTGATGCTATGCAGCTTACTACCGTATCCGCAAAAAGCGTTAAGGATATGCTTGATGACGCGAATATGCGCTTTGATTATTTAGTTATTGACGGAAATACTGACTTAAATAATCCCATATCAAGCATAGGAATGACGGAGGCTGACAAGCTTCTTGTTGTTCACCGTCCGTCTGTAAAGGATTGTTTGTGGCATGACAGTATGAGAAATGTGTTTGATTTGCTTAATCTGTCATACAAGACAGCGCATATCTTAAACGCTCACGATAAGTCGTGCGATTTATCCGCGTATAAGTCAAGCATCGGTCTGACCTTTGACTTTGAGCTTGGATATGTGGAAAACGCAAATATCTATGCTAATACGGGACAGGCTATTGTATTCCACGATTTGAAGCAGGAACGTGAGTACATATCAGGCATGAAAGCGTTGACAAGCTCGGTAATATTGGGAGGGGGACAGTAA
- a CDS encoding ATPase, T2SS/T4P/T4SS family — protein sequence MDVFNINDLIYKVNINTTSDTSNQQTMEYKDVLDKIRHIISKNHSAELIDVIYSPSAGDKLKNLIIRYLNQNKMSVEECKNISMLADRIYEDMAGFGILTKYLQNEEVEEVNINAWNCIEVIYPDRVELLEETFVSPDDCMDKIKKMVWLGGSIIDGSNPKVDSYIGEGVRISALIPPCVDSKTGGVASIRRQKENVITRRLMIEYGSATPEELEFLPVCINNGVSLAIAGSTGSGKTTDLAYLISCLDKKKRIYTIEDTRELNIAQYENGRMTNRVVQTLTKDAPNPITMDDLLKEALRFHPYAIIPAEMRGAEAMTAIEAGRTGHVIISTLHANSAVDAYNRILSMCVATGLQLSENKILEFILEAIPIVLFKRQLPDGRRVYDEIFEGTGIKGGKVIGNTLYKYEIEKNIYGTDGQIEKVIGHHKKVSKMSDELLHRLRYGGASEDAIKQFM from the coding sequence ATGGACGTATTCAACATAAATGATTTAATATACAAGGTAAATATCAATACGACTTCTGACACTTCCAATCAACAGACTATGGAATATAAGGACGTGCTGGATAAGATACGGCATATCATATCCAAAAATCACTCGGCGGAGCTTATAGACGTTATATACTCACCGTCGGCAGGCGATAAGCTGAAAAATCTCATAATCCGTTATCTTAATCAGAATAAGATGTCGGTAGAGGAATGTAAAAACATTTCTATGCTTGCAGACAGGATATACGAGGACATGGCGGGCTTCGGTATTTTAACAAAATATCTTCAGAACGAGGAAGTAGAAGAGGTTAATATCAATGCTTGGAATTGTATCGAGGTTATCTATCCCGACAGAGTGGAATTGCTGGAGGAAACCTTTGTTTCGCCGGACGATTGTATGGATAAAATCAAGAAAATGGTATGGCTCGGCGGCTCTATCATTGACGGTTCCAATCCGAAAGTAGACAGCTATATAGGTGAGGGTGTAAGAATATCGGCGCTCATTCCGCCGTGTGTCGATAGTAAAACGGGCGGAGTGGCGTCTATAAGGCGGCAAAAGGAAAATGTCATAACACGCAGGCTGATGATTGAGTATGGCAGCGCAACACCGGAGGAGTTGGAGTTCTTGCCCGTGTGTATCAATAACGGTGTGTCGCTGGCGATTGCAGGAAGTACGGGCAGCGGTAAAACGACAGACCTTGCATATTTGATTTCGTGTCTGGACAAGAAAAAGAGAATATATACGATTGAGGATACAAGGGAACTGAATATAGCTCAGTATGAGAATGGAAGAATGACAAACAGAGTTGTTCAGACGCTCACAAAGGATGCGCCGAATCCGATTACAATGGACGATTTGTTAAAGGAAGCGTTAAGATTTCACCCGTATGCGATTATTCCCGCAGAAATGCGCGGCGCAGAAGCTATGACAGCGATTGAAGCAGGCAGAACAGGTCATGTTATCATATCCACGCTTCACGCTAATTCAGCGGTAGACGCGTATAACCGTATTCTTTCAATGTGTGTTGCAACGGGACTTCAATTATCGGAGAATAAAATCCTCGAGTTTATTCTGGAGGCTATTCCGATTGTTCTCTTTAAAAGACAGCTACCTGACGGGCGGCGTGTATATGATGAAATTTTTGAGGGTACAGGGATAAAGGGCGGTAAGGTCATCGGAAATACCCTGTATAAGTACGAGATTGAGAAAAATATATACGGAACTGACGGACAGATTGAAAAAGTAATCGGTCATCATAAGAAGGTCAGCAAGATGTCCGATGAGCTTTTGCACCGCTTACGCTATGGCGGCGCAAGCGAGGACGCTATAAAACAATTTATGTAA
- a CDS encoding DUF4320 family protein, which produces MKKEIQKKSRRLSAFLKVKKKGSAYYELIIKTLVFITLIATAVSFFSIFTVYLNLNYTCRRVVREIEISGQVTSNTNALFATLKNNTNIGAGANMSVSASYFNAAQKKIQLRNTFDVTCTTSYRFDVFTPLGRDPIGFTIPMKVRMTGMSEKFWK; this is translated from the coding sequence ATGAAAAAAGAAATACAGAAGAAAAGCAGGCGTTTGTCTGCTTTTCTTAAAGTAAAGAAAAAAGGCAGCGCGTATTATGAGCTTATCATCAAAACGCTTGTATTCATCACGCTGATTGCTACGGCTGTTTCATTTTTCAGTATATTTACCGTATATCTGAATTTGAATTATACCTGCAGACGCGTGGTGCGTGAGATAGAAATATCGGGACAGGTAACGTCAAATACAAATGCCTTGTTTGCTACGCTGAAAAATAACACGAACATAGGCGCGGGCGCGAATATGTCTGTAAGCGCAAGCTATTTCAATGCGGCTCAGAAAAAGATACAGCTACGCAACACGTTTGATGTGACTTGCACAACAAGCTATCGTTTTGACGTGTTTACTCCATTGGGACGCGATCCGATAGGCTTTACTATTCCAATGAAGGTCAGAATGACAGGAATGAGTGAGAAGTTTTGGAAATGA
- a CDS encoding prepilin peptidase: MIYITYIVTFIILVFYSVLDIKYREIPAWLLYAGTVVVFALGIASRVIIQADIIGYVIISSAIYGVICLMVKILKKWVGEADFDVIFVIYLAIGARNMCLFSFSMFVLSGVMYAWLAVRKSDRDRRLPLIPVLTAAYVMTIILGGGVY; the protein is encoded by the coding sequence ATGATATATATTACATACATAGTTACATTCATAATTCTTGTATTCTATTCGGTATTGGATATTAAGTACAGGGAAATTCCCGCGTGGCTTTTGTATGCAGGGACAGTGGTTGTATTTGCTCTTGGTATTGCATCAAGAGTTATTATACAAGCGGATATTATCGGATATGTAATCATATCATCGGCAATCTACGGCGTTATATGTTTAATGGTAAAAATATTAAAGAAATGGGTGGGAGAAGCCGACTTTGATGTAATATTTGTGATATATCTTGCAATAGGCGCACGGAATATGTGTTTATTCTCATTTTCAATGTTTGTGCTTAGCGGAGTAATGTATGCGTGGCTTGCTGTGCGAAAATCTGACAGGGACAGGCGCCTGCCGCTTATCCCTGTTTTGACAGCCGCGTATGTAATGACTATAATCTTGGGAGGCGGTGTGTATTGA
- a CDS encoding copper amine oxidase N-terminal domain-containing protein, with the protein MKRILTLLLTMMMLAILSTSYAVAEETPDITVTLDGNKIDFPDAKPYLYKDRTLVPIRFISEAMGADVSWNSGEQEVTIVKGKDTIITHILSSRATLNGVLYTFDVPAMIKADRTFVPLRFVAEMLNCDVDWDENTYTVTITSPLEPVAFPEPELTVHFPENPYEGKLFWITMDNVRDYSDCDNYQFKIDFITPSEFNIYDEDMGAILGWETHNRNQWRNAKKNGDEIFSVSAEYYTTRENKTTFELKDGMPMEFTLSVKRLCSGEVKEYHYTETFKYPYPAKD; encoded by the coding sequence ATGAAAAGGATTTTAACTTTATTGCTGACAATGATGATGCTTGCGATTTTAAGCACAAGCTATGCGGTGGCAGAAGAAACACCTGATATTACGGTAACGCTTGACGGAAATAAAATTGATTTCCCAGACGCAAAGCCGTATCTGTATAAAGACAGAACGCTTGTTCCTATACGCTTTATTAGTGAGGCTATGGGCGCTGATGTATCTTGGAACAGCGGAGAACAGGAAGTAACTATTGTAAAGGGTAAGGATACGATAATTACTCATATATTATCATCAAGGGCGACACTGAACGGTGTGTTATATACATTTGATGTGCCTGCAATGATAAAAGCAGACAGAACATTTGTACCGCTGAGGTTTGTTGCGGAAATGCTGAATTGTGATGTGGATTGGGACGAGAATACATATACTGTAACGATAACATCTCCGCTCGAACCTGTGGCATTTCCCGAACCCGAACTGACAGTACATTTTCCTGAAAATCCATACGAGGGTAAGTTGTTTTGGATAACGATGGATAATGTCAGAGATTATTCGGATTGTGATAATTACCAATTTAAGATTGATTTCATTACTCCGTCAGAGTTTAATATTTATGACGAAGATATGGGTGCAATACTTGGCTGGGAAACGCATAATCGTAATCAGTGGAGAAATGCAAAAAAGAATGGTGATGAAATATTTAGTGTAAGCGCAGAATACTATACCACAAGGGAAAACAAGACAACGTTTGAATTAAAGGACGGAATGCCTATGGAGTTTACATTAAGCGTTAAGCGTTTATGCAGCGGAGAGGTAAAGGAATATCACTATACGGAAACCTTTAAGTATCCGTATCCCGCAAAGGATTAA
- a CDS encoding A24 family peptidase, with protein sequence MLFTILLLYAAYTDYTRREIPNSVILSMYALSVFSNASVFDKVTGLFLLTLPLFFVALKYDGMKGGDVKFLSAAGAYLGLYELSLVLIPTTVTAVLYGYIKSEKSVPLAFVFCIGYIIKAVIFLKGG encoded by the coding sequence ATGCTATTTACTATATTACTTTTGTATGCGGCATATACGGATTATACAAGACGCGAGATACCCAATAGCGTAATACTCAGTATGTATGCCTTATCGGTATTCAGTAATGCGTCTGTATTTGACAAGGTAACGGGATTGTTTCTCTTAACACTCCCGCTTTTTTTTGTTGCCTTGAAATATGACGGTATGAAGGGAGGTGATGTCAAATTCCTTTCGGCAGCCGGAGCGTATCTCGGACTTTATGAGCTTTCTTTAGTTCTTATCCCTACGACTGTAACGGCGGTTTTGTATGGATACATTAAGTCTGAGAAAAGCGTTCCGCTTGCCTTTGTATTCTGTATAGGGTACATCATTAAAGCCGTAATATTTTTGAAGGGAGGTTAG
- a CDS encoding conjugal transfer protein TrbL family protein: MLEPIMKGLIEWIYEMVVSIMEYAAKELVGVMSMDMSYFEKTAPVIKDITNIILALGWGLLIANMVFQSLKVMMSGAGFESEDPKHIFCRTFVFSFLLLASRQICNMAMGITGKVIELLQIPPELSLAIPDQSMFSIGSGAKWLIVIVVGFILIFQYIKLLFEIGERYVVTSVLTFFAPLAFAMGGSKNTNDIFRGWCRMYGSMMVMMIMNIVFLKLILSAMDNVTSGSVLIWLVFVIALTRVARKIDSHIGKIGLNPAQTGNAMGSRLPGMMTMVAVRTMASTIGRNISANRDTGARSSGGQRHKSYGRHNRSGAGNSGSHTNTERTAASIAGRTGGSSSTVNMSADGNSTPTQQPINKSQTNQNNQSAFNQNAQNKEKPHRYGKYGLSTFETDERYNEFPNGNPAVHAARYGKPNPAGDKSRETSSHTSDFNAEKSGMSGAGTKNRPPIARNPAIGVNGGGVHNIGGVNTERSSSSVVGVTQVQQSTESPQTNISQGGGTDRSRSTSHNTENIQNGGQTVNNAGGQSSSVVNTQKNSMTGGVNNNSHTDNVNRQQTVNNHRQINHEYKNGRYNPAAVNKKQDRTLYHKQTTIKKIDSTNEMRLRKKRGGDNGRKTK; this comes from the coding sequence TTGCTGGAACCAATAATGAAAGGCTTGATTGAATGGATATACGAAATGGTAGTCAGCATTATGGAATATGCGGCAAAGGAATTAGTCGGTGTTATGAGTATGGATATGTCATACTTTGAAAAAACTGCTCCCGTCATAAAGGATATTACAAATATTATTCTTGCACTCGGCTGGGGACTTTTAATAGCAAATATGGTGTTCCAGTCCTTAAAGGTTATGATGTCCGGCGCAGGCTTTGAGAGTGAAGACCCGAAGCACATATTTTGCAGAACATTCGTGTTTTCATTCCTATTGCTTGCGTCAAGACAGATTTGTAATATGGCTATGGGGATAACGGGTAAGGTTATCGAGCTTTTACAGATACCGCCCGAATTAAGCCTCGCCATACCCGACCAGAGTATGTTCAGTATCGGTTCGGGCGCAAAATGGCTGATAGTGATTGTGGTAGGCTTTATCCTCATATTTCAATATATTAAGTTGTTGTTTGAGATTGGAGAGAGGTATGTTGTAACATCTGTTTTGACTTTCTTTGCCCCGCTTGCGTTTGCAATGGGCGGAAGCAAGAATACAAACGATATTTTTCGTGGCTGGTGCAGGATGTACGGCTCTATGATGGTAATGATGATTATGAATATAGTGTTCTTGAAGCTGATATTGTCCGCAATGGATAATGTAACAAGCGGAAGTGTCCTTATATGGCTTGTCTTTGTCATAGCTTTAACAAGAGTGGCGCGGAAAATTGACAGCCATATCGGCAAAATCGGACTAAACCCTGCTCAAACAGGTAATGCAATGGGAAGCAGACTTCCGGGTATGATGACAATGGTAGCAGTTCGCACTATGGCGTCAACTATCGGCAGAAATATATCCGCGAACAGGGATACGGGCGCACGCTCATCAGGCGGACAAAGGCACAAATCATACGGACGGCATAACAGGAGCGGTGCAGGCAACAGCGGCAGTCATACAAATACCGAGCGTACAGCGGCGTCAATCGCAGGACGTACAGGCGGTTCTTCGTCAACAGTGAATATGTCAGCAGACGGAAACAGTACACCAACTCAACAACCGATAAATAAGTCGCAAACAAATCAGAATAATCAGTCCGCATTTAACCAGAACGCTCAGAACAAAGAAAAACCGCATAGATACGGTAAATACGGTCTTTCAACCTTTGAAACGGACGAAAGATATAACGAGTTCCCGAACGGTAATCCGGCGGTACACGCGGCAAGGTACGGAAAACCGAATCCGGCAGGCGATAAGAGCAGGGAAACATCAAGTCATACAAGTGATTTTAATGCGGAAAAGAGCGGTATGTCAGGTGCAGGGACAAAGAACAGACCGCCGATTGCAAGAAATCCCGCAATCGGTGTAAACGGAGGCGGAGTACATAACATCGGCGGTGTAAATACAGAGCGCAGTTCAAGCTCCGTCGTCGGCGTAACACAGGTACAGCAATCAACAGAAAGTCCGCAGACCAATATATCACAAGGCGGCGGTACGGACAGAAGCAGAAGCACATCGCATAACACAGAGAATATCCAAAACGGCGGTCAGACGGTAAATAACGCAGGAGGTCAGTCAAGTTCTGTTGTAAATACGCAGAAAAACAGCATGACAGGCGGTGTTAATAACAATTCGCATACCGATAATGTAAACCGTCAGCAGACAGTTAATAATCACAGGCAGATAAATCACGAATACAAAAACGGCAGATATAACCCTGCCGCTGTAAACAAGAAGCAGGACAGAACACTGTACCATAAGCAGACGACGATAAAGAAAATTGACTCTACCAATGAAATGAGATTACGGAAGAAACGGGGCGGTGATAATGGCAGAAAAACAAAATAA